One segment of Carya illinoinensis cultivar Pawnee chromosome 1, C.illinoinensisPawnee_v1, whole genome shotgun sequence DNA contains the following:
- the LOC122311983 gene encoding uncharacterized protein LOC122311983, translating into MDKSWMHLTDRFRSREYGKGVRQFLTMARAHALGNNSVKCPCRRCRNNLFLHIREVEEHLFITGIDPTYTYWIFHGEQEPMNIGCMDEDGPDNLDDSYVDDIDDMLGDIHAATTVGVDEDTTPHTMWTSTVEPEPTTFEKLLEDARRPLYNGCTTFSKLSFTVKLLHIKTIGGWSVKSFDMLLQLLKTAFPEVELPDSFHDARSLERGLGFRYIKIHVCPNDCILFYKEHSNKQECPKCKASRWLSTTTSKRPIPQKVVRYFPLKSRLQRLFMSKKTAVSMRWHQSERVHNDETLRHPVDSEVWTTFDREHCWFAEDARNVRLGLASDGFNPFNNMSKPYSIWPVILVPYNLPSWLCMKDSFFMLSTLIPGPKSPGNEIDVYLRPLVDELVDLWENGVDTYDAMVGERFQLHAALLWTINDFPAYGNLSGWSTKGKLACPTCNLDTESH; encoded by the coding sequence atggataaaagttggatgcatcTCACCGATAGATTTAGGTCAAGGGAATATGGCAAAGGGGTCAGGCAGTTTCTCACAATGGCTCGAGCTCATGCCCTCGGAAACAACAGTGTGAAGTGTCCGTGCCGTAGATGTCGTAATAATTTGTTCCTACATATAAGGGAGGTAGAAGAGCATTTATTTATTACGGGCATAGATCCAACTTACACTTattggatatttcatggggagcaAGAACCAATGAACATTGGTTGTATGGATGAAGATGGGCCTGATAATCTTGATGATAGTTATGTCGATGACATCGACGATATGTTGGGTGACATTCATGCGGCAACCACTGTTGGAGTTGATGAAGACACAACTCCACATACTATGTGGACCAGCACAGTTGAACCCGAACCAACCACTTTTGAGAAGCTTTTGGAAGATGCTCGGCGTCCACTTTACAATGGTTGCACAACATTTTCTAAACTATCCTTCACTGTGAAGTTGCTTCACATCAAAACAATTGGTGGGTGGAGTGTAAAGTCCTTTGACATGCTACTTCAACTATTGAAAACAGCTTTTCCCGAAGTTGAGTTGCCAGACTCTTTCCATGATGCACGATCATTGGAGCGCGGGTTGGGATTTAGATACATTAAAATTCATGTATGCCCAAATGACTGCATACTATTTTACAAGGAACATAGTAACAAGCAAGAGTGCCCTAAGTGTAAAGCATCTAGGTGGTTGTCCACTACAACTTCTAAACGACCAATACCCCAAAAGGTAGTGCGGTATTTTCCACTAAAGTCAAGGTTGCAGAGACTTTTTATGTCCAAGAAAACTGCAGTATCCATGAGGTGGCATCAATCAGAAAGGGTACACAATGATGAAACTTTGCGACATCCTGTAGACTCTGAGGTGTGGACCACATTTGACAGAGAGCATTGTTGGTTTGCTGAAGATGCTCGTAATGTGAGGCTCGGTCTTGCTAGCGATGGATTTAACCCATTTAataatatgagcaaaccatACAGCATATGGCCAGTGATTCTAGTTCCATATAACTTGCCCTCATGGTTATGTATGAAAGATTCGTTCTTCATGTTGTCTACACTAATTCCTGGGCCTAAATCTCCTGGCAATGAAATTGATGTTTACTTACGGCCTTTAGTTGATGAACTAGTTGATTTGTGGGAAAATGGTGTTGATACGTATGATGCCATGGTTGGAGAAAGATTTCAATTACATGCAGCGTTATTGTGGACAATTAATGATTTTCCCGCATACGGTAACCTTTCTGGGTGGAgcactaaaggaaagttagcatGCCCAACTTGCAATCTGGATACAGAGTCACATTGA